From Alteromonas australica, one genomic window encodes:
- a CDS encoding pseudouridine synthase, whose amino-acid sequence MNSDLSARLHTEGASDFFTQPPLSVLYQDEHIVAIDKPPGLLVHRSPIDKKETRFAVQTLRDQLGKHVFPAHRLDRPTSGVLLFTFDGKTAAKLGEQMMSKRVYKEYHAIVRGFMYGCGMVDYPLKYRFDKIADKHRRQQQAPQPASTFYQVRKRFELPYAVGKYQSARYSLITLNPTTGRKHQLRRHLVHLRHPIIGDTTHGDGKQNKFVQREFNFHNLALSCTQMGFYHPVSGKWMTVSANMHTNMVNTLNRWREYEL is encoded by the coding sequence ATGAATTCGGATTTATCTGCTCGCCTACATACAGAAGGTGCTTCAGATTTCTTTACGCAGCCCCCGTTATCGGTGCTATATCAAGATGAGCATATCGTCGCAATAGACAAGCCTCCGGGTTTATTGGTGCACCGAAGCCCTATTGATAAAAAGGAAACACGTTTTGCTGTTCAGACTTTGCGTGATCAGTTAGGAAAGCATGTGTTTCCTGCTCACCGGCTAGATCGCCCTACGTCAGGGGTACTGTTGTTTACTTTTGATGGTAAAACGGCTGCAAAACTGGGTGAACAGATGATGTCTAAGCGGGTGTATAAAGAATATCACGCGATTGTGAGAGGCTTTATGTATGGCTGCGGTATGGTGGACTACCCGTTAAAATACCGATTCGACAAGATAGCAGATAAGCATCGTCGGCAGCAGCAAGCGCCACAGCCAGCAAGTACATTCTATCAAGTCAGGAAGAGATTCGAGCTTCCTTATGCGGTAGGTAAATACCAATCGGCGCGCTACTCTTTAATCACATTAAACCCCACCACAGGCAGAAAGCATCAGCTTCGTCGTCACTTAGTGCATTTACGCCACCCTATCATTGGCGACACAACACATGGTGATGGCAAGCAAAATAAATTTGTTCAACGTGAGTTTAATTTTCATAATTTGGCCTTAAGTTGTACTCAAATGGGGTTTTATCACCCCGTAAGTGGGAAGTGGATGACTGTGTCTGCTAATATGCATACCAATATGGTGAATACTTTAAATCGATGGCGCGAATACGAGTTATAA
- a CDS encoding flavodoxin domain-containing protein, with the protein MATLKIIAGTVYGNAQHVAEQVEENLAEQGVDCELESDPSVSDFTDADAILVITSTTGQGDIPPNLEFVFSDLKDEFPMLTNKPFAVAALGDSGYGESFCGAGHQIFDLLKELQGKPAADLLKVDAMETLEPEKDVVEWVNSIKATLVGE; encoded by the coding sequence ATGGCAACATTAAAAATTATCGCGGGTACCGTTTATGGGAACGCGCAACATGTCGCAGAACAGGTTGAAGAAAATCTGGCTGAACAAGGTGTGGATTGTGAGCTAGAAAGCGACCCTTCTGTCAGTGATTTCACCGATGCGGATGCAATTTTAGTGATTACCTCTACCACGGGTCAGGGTGATATTCCACCAAATTTGGAATTCGTATTTTCCGATTTAAAAGATGAGTTCCCAATGCTAACGAACAAACCTTTTGCCGTTGCAGCGTTAGGGGATAGTGGTTATGGTGAAAGTTTTTGTGGTGCTGGCCATCAGATTTTTGACTTACTAAAAGAACTTCAGGGCAAGCCCGCTGCAGATTTGTTAAAAGTAGATGCAATGGAAACCCTCGAGCCAGAAAAAGACGTGGTGGAGTGGGTAAACAGTATTAAAGCCACGCTTGTGGGCGAGTAA
- the dapD gene encoding 2,3,4,5-tetrahydropyridine-2,6-dicarboxylate N-succinyltransferase, with product MNELKAIIEDAFENRDSISPSAAPDDVKQAVADAIALLNTGKARVAEKIAGEWVVHQWLKKAVLLFFRLHNNDVIEGAESKFYDKVPLKYTDYTAAEFAADGVRIVPPAAVRTGTFVGKNAVVMPSYVNIGAFVDEGTMVDTWATVGSCAQIGKNVHLSGGVGIGGVLEPLQANPTIIEDNCFIGARSEIVEGVIVEEGAVISMGVYIGQSTRIYDRETGEVHYGRVPAGSVVVPGNLPSADGKYSLYAAIIVKKVDAKTRAKVGINALLRGVE from the coding sequence ATGAATGAATTGAAAGCCATCATTGAAGACGCCTTCGAAAATCGCGATAGCATCAGCCCTTCTGCCGCGCCAGATGACGTAAAACAGGCAGTGGCCGACGCCATCGCTTTACTGAATACAGGTAAAGCCCGCGTAGCAGAAAAAATTGCTGGCGAATGGGTCGTGCACCAATGGCTAAAAAAAGCGGTGTTATTGTTTTTCCGTTTACACAATAACGACGTTATTGAAGGTGCCGAAAGCAAGTTTTATGACAAGGTTCCTTTGAAATATACCGACTACACTGCGGCTGAATTTGCCGCTGATGGTGTACGTATTGTTCCTCCTGCCGCAGTGCGCACAGGTACCTTCGTAGGTAAAAACGCGGTAGTCATGCCTTCTTATGTCAATATCGGCGCATTTGTTGACGAGGGTACCATGGTGGATACATGGGCTACCGTAGGCTCATGTGCACAAATTGGTAAAAACGTTCACCTATCTGGCGGTGTCGGCATTGGTGGCGTACTAGAACCTCTTCAAGCAAACCCAACAATTATTGAAGACAACTGCTTTATCGGTGCACGTTCTGAAATTGTTGAAGGCGTTATTGTGGAAGAAGGTGCGGTAATATCAATGGGCGTTTACATTGGCCAGAGCACTCGCATTTACGACCGTGAAACTGGCGAAGTTCACTATGGCCGTGTACCAGCAGGCTCTGTTGTGGTACCGGGTAACCTACCTAGCGCTGATGGCAAGTACAGCCTTTACGCGGCCATCATCGTTAAGAAAGTTGACGCTAAAACCCGTGCTAAAGTAGGCATCAATGCTTTGCTACGTGGCGTAGAATAA
- the glnD gene encoding [protein-PII] uridylyltransferase yields MTLQSLIKSIETITTVDDLPAIKACVEKSYDWIRASFDTTAVNQLVTGRAQFVDALLCHLWELYGLDNNRDLALCAVGGYGRGHLQPYSDIDLLIVSKRPLKPEYQEKIGMFITLLWDIKLDVGQSVRTIKETVKLAKDDISIATNLVESRLLCGSEQVFDKLWDEVNGRNSWTSKAFFTAKYEEQKNRHAKFNGTAYNLEPNIKENPGCLRDIQSIGWVAKKHFKEYDGWNLVGHGYFTEQEHSELITCRMHLWKMRCALHLIAGRSENRLLFDYQPDVAEMLGYGKEGKPSVEKMMRDFFRTIARVSELNQMLLQRFKYDMLNQSVQRSAIINEDFELLDNMISPRHEHVFSSPESILDFLNVITNTPEVQGLSTTCIRQLRNAHRAFEDSYFVDRPESREKLMHLLRQPDFFNYAWDVMHHYGILQAYLPEWDAIVGMMQFDLFHAYTVDEHTHRLVKHVNYFFSKENKDFPRCGRICRHLDKPEVLYIAAIFHDIAKGRNGDHSTLGAVDVANFCKRHNVPDDDAAMIAWLVENHLLMSVVAQRRDIYDPEVISEFASAVRSHNHLNLLYTLTLADIRATNDNLWNDWKASLLRELYLMTQKALDNGLQCQVTLNERVATHKHQARQILQERATNPTSIDTLWSRFDDDYFVRFKPTQIAWHTDEIIKAQDEWLTPDHEGLLVKANDNSAKGGTEIFIYGKDRKALFAQVASVLDSRNCSIHDAHVTVTRDGYVFDSMLVLENDGSRLSSSSRIASLETAVSEQLEKPGRAHENKRKLPRQMKQLDVPTKVRFFSIGEDATLVELEALDAPGILAKIGHAFVDTNVTLKLAKIATIGERAEDIFIVSNDAGKALTQEQQVSLKKRLLFKLDQLEDITIP; encoded by the coding sequence TTGACGCTGCAATCCCTGATAAAATCAATTGAAACCATAACCACGGTAGACGACTTACCCGCCATTAAAGCTTGTGTAGAAAAAAGTTACGACTGGATCCGCGCATCTTTTGATACCACGGCGGTCAATCAGTTAGTCACAGGCCGAGCGCAGTTTGTTGACGCCCTGCTATGCCATTTATGGGAATTGTATGGGTTAGACAACAATAGGGATTTGGCCTTATGTGCCGTGGGAGGATATGGGCGTGGACATCTTCAACCCTATTCCGACATCGATTTACTGATAGTTAGCAAGCGTCCGTTAAAACCAGAATACCAAGAAAAAATCGGGATGTTTATCACCCTATTGTGGGACATTAAACTCGACGTAGGTCAGTCGGTTCGCACAATCAAAGAAACCGTTAAATTAGCCAAAGACGATATTTCCATTGCGACAAACCTTGTAGAAAGCCGATTACTTTGTGGCAGCGAGCAAGTATTCGATAAGCTTTGGGACGAAGTTAACGGTCGCAACTCTTGGACGAGTAAAGCATTTTTCACCGCGAAATACGAAGAACAAAAAAATCGGCATGCTAAGTTTAATGGTACCGCCTATAACTTAGAGCCAAATATTAAAGAAAACCCCGGCTGTCTTAGAGATATCCAGTCAATAGGATGGGTAGCAAAGAAGCACTTTAAAGAATATGACGGCTGGAATTTAGTTGGCCATGGTTATTTTACTGAACAAGAACACAGTGAATTAATTACCTGCAGAATGCATTTGTGGAAAATGCGTTGCGCATTGCATTTAATCGCTGGGCGCAGTGAGAACAGACTGCTTTTTGATTACCAGCCCGATGTAGCTGAAATGCTAGGTTATGGTAAGGAAGGAAAACCGTCTGTCGAGAAAATGATGCGAGACTTTTTCCGTACCATTGCTCGCGTATCAGAACTCAATCAGATGCTTTTGCAGCGATTCAAATATGACATGCTTAATCAGAGCGTGCAGCGCTCTGCCATTATCAATGAAGATTTTGAACTGCTAGATAATATGATTTCCCCTCGGCACGAACATGTTTTTTCGTCGCCAGAGAGCATCCTCGACTTTTTGAATGTGATCACCAACACCCCAGAAGTACAAGGGCTGTCTACTACCTGTATTCGCCAACTTCGTAATGCCCATAGAGCATTTGAAGATAGTTACTTTGTAGACAGACCAGAAAGTCGTGAAAAACTCATGCACCTGCTCAGGCAACCCGACTTCTTCAATTACGCATGGGATGTGATGCACCACTACGGCATTTTACAGGCGTACTTACCTGAATGGGATGCCATCGTAGGCATGATGCAGTTTGATTTATTTCATGCCTACACGGTTGATGAACACACACATCGCCTTGTTAAGCACGTAAATTACTTTTTCTCGAAAGAAAATAAAGACTTTCCACGGTGCGGAAGAATATGTCGTCATTTAGATAAGCCCGAAGTCCTTTACATTGCGGCCATTTTTCACGACATAGCCAAAGGCCGAAATGGCGACCACTCTACGCTGGGCGCTGTAGATGTTGCTAACTTCTGTAAACGACACAATGTGCCGGATGATGACGCTGCAATGATAGCCTGGTTAGTTGAGAACCACCTGCTTATGTCGGTTGTTGCACAACGTAGAGATATTTACGATCCGGAAGTGATTAGCGAGTTCGCCAGTGCTGTTCGTAGTCATAATCACCTAAACTTATTATATACCCTGACATTGGCAGATATTCGCGCCACCAATGATAATTTATGGAATGATTGGAAGGCGTCACTGTTGCGCGAGCTGTATCTTATGACACAGAAAGCCTTAGACAACGGGCTACAATGTCAGGTGACATTGAATGAACGGGTAGCAACCCATAAGCATCAAGCGCGGCAAATTTTACAAGAACGGGCGACTAACCCTACGTCTATCGACACCTTGTGGTCTCGCTTTGACGATGATTATTTCGTTCGCTTTAAGCCAACACAGATTGCTTGGCATACCGATGAAATTATAAAGGCCCAAGATGAATGGCTTACGCCTGATCATGAAGGGCTGTTGGTTAAAGCCAACGATAACAGTGCCAAAGGCGGCACTGAGATATTTATTTATGGCAAAGATCGTAAGGCATTGTTTGCACAGGTTGCCTCGGTGTTAGATAGTCGTAACTGTTCCATTCACGATGCCCACGTCACGGTAACACGTGATGGTTACGTGTTTGATAGCATGCTTGTTTTAGAAAATGACGGCTCTCGCCTATCATCGAGTTCGAGAATTGCCTCTCTTGAAACTGCCGTGTCTGAACAACTTGAAAAGCCTGGCCGGGCGCATGAAAATAAACGCAAATTACCTCGGCAAATGAAACAATTGGATGTGCCAACTAAGGTGCGATTCTTTAGTATAGGAGAAGATGCCACCTTAGTTGAGCTAGAAGCACTGGACGCCCCCGGCATATTAGCTAAAATTGGGCATGCGTTTGTAGATACGAACGTCACCCTTAAACTTGCTAAAATTGCTACAATCGGTGAACGTGCCGAAGACATTTTCATTGTCAGCAACGACGCTGGCAAAGCATTAACCCAAGAACAACAGGTCAGCCTGAAAAAACGGCTTCTGTTTAAACTCGACCAACTTGAAGATATCACAATACCATGA
- the map gene encoding type I methionyl aminopeptidase: MRGAVSAIIKTPEEIEKMRVAGKLAADVLTMITPYVKKGVTTDELNTICHDYIVNEQKAIPAPLNYGHPPFPKSICTSVNHCICHGIPSDKKLKDGDIINIDVTVIKDGYHGDTSKMFIVGKPSILAERLVRVTQECLYNAIREVKPGMRLGDIGHICQTHAEAHNYSIVREYCGHGIGASFHEEPQIVHYGRPGTGEELVPGMCFTIEPMVNAGKRYSKVLPDQWTVVTKDRSLSAQWEHTLLVTETGVEVLTLREEETLERVISHD, translated from the coding sequence TTGAGAGGCGCTGTGTCAGCAATTATCAAAACCCCTGAAGAAATCGAAAAAATGCGTGTGGCTGGAAAACTGGCTGCCGACGTATTAACCATGATTACACCCTATGTAAAAAAAGGCGTGACTACTGACGAATTAAATACAATTTGTCATGATTATATCGTGAACGAGCAAAAAGCCATTCCAGCTCCGCTCAATTACGGCCACCCACCGTTTCCAAAGTCTATTTGTACATCGGTGAATCACTGTATTTGTCACGGCATTCCTTCTGACAAAAAGCTAAAAGACGGCGATATAATTAATATCGATGTCACTGTCATCAAAGATGGCTACCATGGCGACACCTCTAAGATGTTCATCGTGGGCAAACCCTCTATTTTGGCAGAACGTTTAGTGCGAGTGACACAAGAGTGTCTATACAACGCCATTAGGGAAGTGAAGCCTGGTATGCGCTTGGGTGACATTGGTCATATTTGTCAAACTCATGCGGAAGCGCATAACTATTCAATTGTTCGCGAATACTGTGGTCATGGTATTGGGGCTAGCTTCCACGAAGAGCCTCAAATCGTGCATTATGGCCGCCCGGGTACAGGTGAAGAATTGGTTCCCGGTATGTGTTTTACTATTGAGCCAATGGTCAATGCCGGCAAGCGCTACTCAAAAGTATTGCCTGACCAGTGGACGGTAGTCACCAAGGACAGAAGTTTAAGCGCACAATGGGAACACACGCTTTTGGTAACTGAAACCGGCGTAGAAGTGCTTACCTTACGTGAAGAAGAAACACTAGAGCGCGTTATCTCACACGACTGA
- the rpsB gene encoding 30S ribosomal protein S2, translated as MANVSMRDMLKAGVHFGHQTRYWNPKMKPYIFGARNKVHIINLEKTVPLFNNALNYISGVASKKGKILFVGTKRAAGEAVKEAALKCDQFYVNKRWLGGMLTNWKTVRQSIKRLKELEQQSQDGTFEKLTKKEALMLQREMDKLENSLGGIKDMGGLPDVIFVIDADHEHIAITEARNLGIPVVGVVDTNSNPDGVDYIIPGNDDAIRAIQLYLDAAANAVNQGRDSNLEAQAEQDDFVEAAE; from the coding sequence ATGGCTAATGTTTCTATGCGTGACATGCTGAAAGCCGGTGTGCATTTCGGTCACCAAACTCGTTACTGGAACCCAAAGATGAAGCCTTATATCTTTGGTGCTCGTAACAAAGTTCATATCATCAACCTTGAAAAAACAGTTCCACTGTTTAACAACGCACTTAACTACATCTCAGGTGTTGCTTCTAAAAAAGGTAAAATCCTTTTCGTAGGTACTAAGCGCGCTGCAGGTGAAGCAGTGAAAGAAGCGGCACTTAAGTGTGACCAATTCTACGTAAACAAGCGTTGGTTAGGTGGTATGTTGACTAACTGGAAAACAGTTCGTCAATCAATCAAGCGTTTGAAAGAACTTGAGCAACAAAGCCAAGACGGTACTTTCGAAAAGCTAACTAAGAAAGAAGCGCTTATGCTTCAACGTGAAATGGATAAGCTTGAAAACAGCCTTGGTGGTATCAAGGATATGGGCGGCCTTCCAGACGTAATCTTTGTTATCGACGCTGATCACGAACACATCGCGATTACTGAAGCTCGTAACCTAGGCATTCCAGTAGTGGGTGTTGTAGATACTAACTCAAACCCAGATGGTGTTGATTACATCATTCCTGGTAACGACGATGCTATCCGCGCAATCCAACTTTACTTGGACGCAGCAGCTAATGCCGTTAATCAAGGTCGCGATAGCAATCTTGAAGCACAAGCTGAGCAAGACGACTTCGTAGAAGCTGCAGAGTAA
- the tsf gene encoding translation elongation factor Ts, translating to MAVTAALVKELRERTGAGMLDCKKALVETDGDIELAIENMRKSGQAKAAKKAGRIAAEGVILTKVEGGRATMLELNCETDFVARDEGFLKFGNELLEVAAANNINDIDSLNDAELNGVKVSEARDTLVAKIGENISPRRVINVEGDTLGAYIHGGRIGVISILSGGDEALAKDIAMHVAAASPQFVKPENVPAEVVEKEKEIQIEIAIQSGKPAEIAEKMVAGRMKKFTGEVSLTGQPFVKDPSISVAELLKSNSADVINFVRFEVGEGIEKKTEDFAAEVAAQMEAAKK from the coding sequence ATGGCAGTGACTGCAGCACTAGTTAAAGAACTGCGCGAACGTACTGGCGCAGGTATGCTGGATTGTAAGAAAGCCCTGGTTGAAACGGATGGTGACATTGAGCTAGCCATTGAGAACATGCGTAAATCAGGTCAAGCAAAAGCGGCTAAAAAAGCAGGTCGTATTGCAGCTGAAGGTGTGATCCTAACCAAAGTTGAAGGTGGTCGTGCGACCATGCTTGAACTAAACTGTGAAACTGATTTCGTTGCTCGTGACGAAGGTTTCCTTAAGTTCGGTAACGAATTACTAGAAGTAGCAGCAGCAAACAACATCAACGACATTGATTCTCTAAATGATGCAGAACTTAATGGCGTTAAAGTTAGCGAAGCTCGCGATACCCTAGTGGCTAAAATTGGCGAAAACATCTCTCCTCGTCGTGTTATCAACGTTGAAGGCGACACTTTAGGTGCCTACATCCACGGCGGCCGTATTGGTGTAATCTCTATCCTTTCTGGTGGTGATGAAGCATTAGCAAAAGACATTGCTATGCACGTTGCTGCGGCGAGCCCACAGTTCGTTAAGCCTGAGAACGTGCCGGCTGAAGTTGTTGAGAAAGAGAAAGAAATCCAAATCGAAATCGCTATTCAGTCTGGTAAGCCAGCTGAAATTGCTGAGAAGATGGTAGCAGGCCGCATGAAGAAGTTCACTGGCGAAGTGAGCTTAACGGGTCAGCCTTTCGTTAAAGATCCTTCAATCTCTGTTGCTGAGCTTCTTAAGAGCAACAGTGCTGACGTAATCAACTTCGTACGTTTTGAAGTTGGTGAAGGTATTGAGAAGAAAACTGAAGATTTCGCGGCAGAAGTTGCTGCGCAAATGGAAGCCGCCAAGAAATAA
- the pyrH gene encoding UMP kinase, which produces MSITPKSAYRRILLKLSGEALMGEEGFGIDPKVLDRMAQEIKELVELGVQVGLVIGGGNLFRGEGLAKAGMNRVVGDHMGMLATVMNGLAMRDALHRAFVNARMMSAIPLNGVCDAYNWAEAISLLKSGRVVIFSAGTGNPFFTTDSAACLRGIEIEADAVLKATKVDGVYSDDPVKNPDATLYDQLSYQEVLERELKVMDLSAFTLARDHSLPIRVFNMNKPGCLKRVVMGEKEGTIICHADNG; this is translated from the coding sequence ATGAGTATCACACCTAAATCAGCATACCGACGTATATTACTAAAGCTAAGTGGTGAAGCCCTAATGGGTGAAGAAGGCTTTGGTATCGACCCAAAAGTGCTAGATAGAATGGCACAGGAAATCAAAGAATTAGTTGAACTTGGCGTGCAAGTGGGGCTTGTTATTGGCGGCGGTAATTTATTCCGTGGCGAAGGCCTAGCAAAAGCAGGTATGAATCGCGTAGTTGGCGACCATATGGGTATGCTAGCGACTGTGATGAATGGCCTGGCAATGCGTGACGCGTTGCATCGGGCTTTTGTTAACGCACGTATGATGTCGGCTATCCCACTCAATGGCGTGTGTGATGCCTACAACTGGGCTGAAGCCATAAGCTTACTTAAGTCAGGTCGAGTGGTTATCTTTTCTGCTGGTACAGGTAATCCATTCTTCACCACGGATTCAGCCGCATGTCTACGCGGTATTGAAATAGAAGCGGATGCAGTGCTTAAAGCCACCAAAGTTGACGGTGTATATAGCGACGATCCGGTTAAAAACCCAGATGCTACCTTGTATGATCAGCTTTCATATCAAGAAGTTCTTGAGAGAGAATTGAAAGTCATGGACTTGTCAGCCTTTACTCTCGCCCGTGATCACAGTCTACCCATCCGTGTATTTAACATGAACAAGCCGGGTTGCTTGAAGCGTGTTGTGATGGGAGAGAAAGAAGGCACAATTATTTGTCACGCTGACAACGGTTAA
- the frr gene encoding ribosome recycling factor has protein sequence MIDEIELDAQERMEKSLVALKGQFSKIRTGRAHPSLLDGIMVPYYGVDTPLKQVANVIAEDSRTLALTVFDKSAIQAVEKAIMQSDLGLNPMSAGGSIRIPLPPLTEERRKDLIRVVRNEAEGGRVAIRNIRRDANGDVKDLLKEKEISEDESRAAEENIQSITNEFIKKVDSLLADKEKELMEV, from the coding sequence GTGATTGATGAAATTGAATTAGATGCGCAAGAGCGCATGGAAAAAAGTCTCGTTGCACTGAAAGGGCAGTTTAGCAAAATTCGCACAGGCCGCGCGCATCCAAGTCTTTTAGATGGCATTATGGTGCCGTACTACGGAGTAGACACGCCCCTTAAGCAAGTCGCGAATGTTATTGCGGAAGACAGCCGCACGTTGGCACTTACTGTATTTGATAAAAGCGCGATTCAAGCCGTTGAAAAAGCCATAATGCAATCTGATTTGGGATTAAACCCGATGAGTGCCGGTGGTTCAATTCGCATCCCTCTTCCGCCGCTTACCGAAGAACGTCGTAAAGACCTCATTCGTGTTGTACGGAATGAAGCTGAAGGCGGGCGAGTGGCTATTCGTAATATTCGTCGCGATGCCAATGGTGACGTGAAAGACCTACTAAAAGAAAAAGAAATCAGCGAGGACGAAAGTCGCGCAGCAGAAGAAAATATTCAGTCGATAACTAACGAATTCATTAAGAAAGTCGACAGCTTGCTTGCTGATAAAGAAAAAGAATTAATGGAAGTGTAG
- the uppS gene encoding polyprenyl diphosphate synthase produces MIGKRSNAAKTTEPVGPADSAGPKHVAIIMDGNGRWAQKKGKIRTFGHKAGVESVRAVVRFARQTGIESLTLFAFSSENWKRPEEEVSVLMELFNLVLNSEAKRLHKNGVRLKVIGDVSAFDDKLVEKIRKAEAMTADNKDLVLNIAANYGGRWDIVNAAKTLAEQVKAGEIEVADINEQAFTRETSTADLPELDLLIRTGGEHRISNFLLWQCAYAELYFTDVLWPDFNEDVFQLAVDDFNVRQRRFGLTGEQILTAGS; encoded by the coding sequence ATGATTGGGAAGCGGTCAAACGCAGCCAAAACGACTGAACCAGTAGGGCCTGCAGATTCGGCAGGCCCTAAACATGTTGCTATTATCATGGATGGCAACGGTCGTTGGGCTCAAAAGAAAGGGAAAATTCGCACTTTTGGACATAAAGCTGGGGTAGAGTCAGTACGTGCAGTGGTGCGTTTTGCACGACAAACCGGCATTGAATCACTTACCTTGTTTGCCTTTTCCAGCGAGAATTGGAAACGTCCAGAAGAAGAAGTTAGCGTGCTTATGGAGCTGTTTAATCTAGTTTTAAACAGTGAAGCTAAACGCCTTCATAAAAATGGCGTACGCCTAAAAGTGATAGGCGATGTCAGCGCTTTTGACGATAAGTTGGTGGAAAAGATCCGCAAAGCGGAAGCCATGACGGCGGACAATAAGGATTTAGTGTTGAATATTGCCGCTAATTACGGTGGCCGTTGGGACATTGTTAATGCCGCTAAAACACTAGCCGAGCAGGTTAAGGCCGGCGAAATAGAGGTCGCGGACATTAACGAGCAAGCTTTTACACGTGAAACCTCCACAGCAGACCTTCCTGAATTAGATCTCCTTATCCGTACCGGCGGTGAACACCGCATCAGCAACTTTTTATTGTGGCAATGTGCCTATGCTGAGTTGTACTTTACCGACGTGCTATGGCCCGACTTCAACGAAGACGTTTTTCAATTAGCCGTAGACGATTTCAATGTTCGCCAACGCCGATTCGGGCTTACCGGTGAGCAAATCCTTACAGCCGGCAGTTAA
- a CDS encoding phosphatidate cytidylyltransferase — protein sequence MLKQRIITALILAPSALFAILYLPVFWFEIAISGVVAIGAYEWANMSGICERPKKLIFMAVAFAICIALSLAVDTSLIWYQGQLHGLYRLILGIAVLWWVVSLLMVLAYPKYTSFWRNSRAIRTVFGLLTLIPTWVAVIALRTSLYDVDPLYGASLIFYVLGIVWAADIGAFFVGVKFGRHKLRPNVSPGKSLEGLLGGIAASFAIIAFAALHYQVEPSRIVLHLAIGGITVAVSALGDLNESMLKRCAGIKDSGRILPGHGGVLDRIDSLTAAFPVFAFCYVTWMA from the coding sequence ATGCTAAAACAACGAATAATAACCGCATTAATTTTAGCGCCATCCGCGCTTTTCGCTATTTTATACCTTCCCGTTTTTTGGTTTGAAATTGCCATTTCAGGCGTGGTGGCAATAGGTGCCTATGAATGGGCCAATATGTCAGGTATTTGCGAGCGACCTAAAAAACTCATTTTTATGGCAGTGGCATTTGCCATTTGCATTGCATTGTCACTGGCCGTGGATACCAGTTTAATATGGTATCAAGGGCAACTGCATGGCCTCTACCGACTTATTTTGGGAATAGCAGTGCTGTGGTGGGTGGTGTCTCTGCTTATGGTGCTTGCCTATCCAAAATACACTTCATTTTGGCGTAATAGCCGGGCAATTCGAACCGTTTTTGGTTTGTTAACACTTATTCCTACTTGGGTTGCTGTTATTGCGCTGCGCACCAGCCTTTACGATGTCGATCCCCTCTATGGAGCTTCGTTAATCTTTTATGTTTTAGGCATCGTGTGGGCAGCGGATATTGGCGCGTTCTTTGTAGGCGTGAAGTTTGGCCGACATAAATTGCGCCCTAATGTATCACCTGGCAAAAGCTTAGAGGGCTTGTTAGGTGGTATTGCAGCATCGTTTGCCATTATTGCTTTTGCGGCGTTGCACTATCAGGTGGAGCCTTCTCGCATTGTATTACACCTTGCTATAGGGGGGATTACAGTTGCAGTTTCAGCGCTAGGCGACCTCAACGAAAGTATGTTAAAGCGTTGCGCTGGTATTAAAGACAGCGGCCGTATTTTACCCGGGCACGGTGGGGTTTTAGATCGTATTGATAGCCTCACCGCAGCGTTTCCTGTATTTGCCTTTTGCTATGTAACTTGGATGGCATAA